In the genome of Desulfuromonas sp. DDH964, one region contains:
- the trmFO gene encoding methylenetetrahydrofolate--tRNA-(uracil(54)-C(5))-methyltransferase (FADH(2)-oxidizing) TrmFO, producing the protein MTEPDITIVGGGLAGCEAAWQAAAQGARVRLYEMKPHRFSPAHSSPLLGELVCSNSLRGAGMNNAVGCLKEELRRCQALFMQAADATAVPAGGALAVDREAFALELTRCIEDHPQIELVREEVTEIPTGGIVILASGPLTSEALSREIARLTGSEHLYFYDAIAPIVEADSIDFSIAWKASRYGKGGDDYVNCPLTKEEYLDFVAALRAAEKVPGREFEKVVHFEGCMPIEALAERGDMTLAFGPMKPVGLPDPRTGREPFAVVQLRQDDTHASLFNLVGFQTKLTWPEQRRILRTIPGLAQARFARLGSMHRNTFINAPACLEPTLQFKGRPQLFLAGQITGVEGYVESAACGFLAGIFAARFLQHRPIPLPPATTALGALLTHLATADSQAFQPMNVNYGLFPPLEGRHRKRSDRRLAMAERALADLAPWWQQVTAEDRHE; encoded by the coding sequence ATGACTGAACCGGATATCACCATCGTCGGCGGCGGACTCGCCGGCTGTGAAGCCGCCTGGCAGGCGGCGGCGCAGGGCGCCAGGGTGCGTCTCTATGAAATGAAGCCGCACCGCTTTTCTCCCGCCCACAGTTCGCCGCTCCTCGGCGAGCTGGTCTGTTCCAATTCCCTGCGCGGCGCCGGCATGAACAACGCCGTCGGCTGCCTGAAGGAGGAGCTGCGCCGCTGCCAGGCCCTCTTCATGCAGGCCGCCGACGCCACCGCGGTCCCTGCCGGCGGCGCCCTCGCCGTCGATCGCGAGGCCTTCGCCCTGGAGCTGACCCGCTGCATCGAAGACCACCCGCAGATTGAACTGGTGCGCGAAGAGGTGACCGAAATTCCGACCGGGGGGATCGTCATCCTCGCCTCCGGACCGCTCACCTCCGAAGCCCTCTCTCGCGAGATTGCCCGCCTCACCGGCAGTGAGCATCTCTATTTCTACGACGCCATCGCCCCGATTGTCGAAGCCGACTCCATCGACTTCTCCATCGCCTGGAAGGCCTCGCGCTATGGCAAGGGGGGCGATGACTATGTCAACTGCCCCCTGACCAAGGAGGAATACCTCGACTTTGTCGCCGCCCTCCGGGCGGCCGAAAAGGTACCGGGACGGGAGTTCGAAAAGGTCGTCCATTTCGAGGGGTGCATGCCGATCGAGGCGCTCGCCGAGCGCGGCGACATGACCCTCGCCTTCGGACCGATGAAGCCGGTAGGCCTCCCCGATCCGCGCACCGGCCGCGAGCCCTTTGCCGTCGTCCAGCTGCGCCAGGATGACACCCATGCCAGCCTCTTCAACCTGGTCGGCTTCCAGACCAAGCTGACCTGGCCGGAACAGCGCCGCATCCTGCGCACCATCCCGGGGTTGGCACAGGCCCGATTCGCCCGCCTCGGCAGCATGCACCGCAACACCTTCATCAACGCGCCGGCCTGCCTGGAGCCAACCCTCCAGTTCAAGGGGCGGCCGCAGCTCTTCCTGGCCGGTCAGATCACCGGGGTCGAGGGCTACGTCGAATCGGCCGCCTGCGGTTTTCTCGCCGGCATCTTCGCCGCCCGCTTTCTGCAACACCGGCCGATCCCGCTGCCACCGGCGACGACGGCCCTCGGCGCCCTGCTCACCCACCTGGCGACCGCCGACAGCCAGGCCTTCCAGCCCATGAACGTCAACTACGGACTCTTTCCGCCCCTGGAAGGGCGTCACCGCAAGCGCAGTGACCGCCGCCTCGCCATGGCCGAACGGGCCCTGGCCGATCTCGCCCCCTGGTGGCAGCAGGTAACTGCGGAGGACCGCCATGAGTAA
- a CDS encoding Maf family nucleotide pyrophosphatase gives MSNPPQLVLASASPRRRELLAQLGIRFAVVAGNAPEELLPGESPEQHVVRLASDKAREVASREEVSGRWFLGSDTIVLRDETLLGKPRDAAEAAAMLRSLSGRSHRVLSGYAVLDRASGVTSTGAVATTVYFKKLTEQEIAGYIASGEPFDKAGAYAIQGIGAFMVRSIEGSYSNVVGLPLCEVVDLLERLGAIRLFAAPVP, from the coding sequence ATGAGTAATCCCCCGCAACTGGTTCTCGCCTCGGCCTCCCCCCGGCGCCGGGAACTCCTCGCCCAGCTCGGCATCCGCTTCGCCGTGGTTGCGGGGAATGCGCCGGAGGAGCTCCTTCCCGGCGAGAGCCCGGAGCAGCACGTCGTGCGCCTCGCCAGCGACAAGGCGCGGGAAGTCGCCAGCCGCGAAGAGGTGAGCGGGCGCTGGTTCCTCGGCAGCGACACCATCGTGCTGCGCGACGAGACCCTGCTTGGCAAACCGCGGGACGCGGCGGAAGCCGCCGCCATGCTGCGCTCCCTCTCCGGCCGCAGCCACCGGGTTCTTTCAGGCTATGCCGTCCTTGACCGCGCCAGCGGCGTCACCAGCACCGGCGCCGTGGCCACCACGGTCTATTTCAAGAAGTTGACAGAGCAGGAGATCGCGGGCTACATTGCCAGCGGTGAACCCTTTGACAAGGCGGGGGCCTACGCGATCCAGGGGATCGGGGCCTTCATGGTGCGCAGCATCGAGGGGAGCTACAGCAATGTCGTCGGCCTCCCCCTCTGCGAAGTCGTCGACCTTTTGGAACGCCTCGGCGCCATCCGGCTCTTCGCAGCGCCGGTTCCCTGA
- a CDS encoding YggS family pyridoxal phosphate-dependent enzyme, which translates to MSIAANLQLIHQRIDAACRRAGRDPKSVRLLAVSKTKPAAMIEEAARAGQFLFGENYVQEFCAKAEVVQAPVEWHFIGALQSNKVKYLRGKVALIHSVDRLSLAQEISRQWQRLEKPANILLEVNLGAEASKAGSDAAGLAELAGQVSLLPGVRVRGLMAIPPWEADPEQVRPYFRRLRQLAAELAGQGLPNLEMAELSMGMSHDFEVAIEEGATLVRVGTAIFGERQR; encoded by the coding sequence ATGTCCATCGCCGCCAATCTTCAGCTGATTCATCAGCGCATCGACGCCGCCTGCCGCCGTGCCGGACGTGACCCTAAGTCGGTGCGCCTGCTGGCCGTCTCCAAGACCAAGCCGGCCGCCATGATTGAAGAAGCGGCCCGCGCCGGCCAGTTCCTTTTCGGCGAGAACTATGTGCAGGAGTTCTGCGCCAAGGCTGAAGTGGTGCAGGCCCCGGTCGAGTGGCATTTCATCGGCGCGCTGCAAAGCAACAAGGTCAAATACCTGCGCGGCAAGGTGGCGCTGATCCACTCCGTCGATCGCCTCTCCCTGGCACAGGAGATCAGCCGCCAATGGCAACGACTGGAAAAGCCCGCCAACATCCTGCTCGAGGTCAACCTCGGCGCGGAGGCGAGCAAGGCGGGGAGCGATGCCGCCGGGCTGGCGGAGCTGGCAGGCCAGGTTTCCCTCCTCCCAGGCGTGCGGGTCCGGGGCCTGATGGCGATCCCCCCCTGGGAAGCAGACCCGGAGCAGGTGCGGCCCTATTTTCGCCGTTTGCGGCAACTTGCCGCCGAGCTGGCCGGCCAGGGGCTGCCGAACCTGGAGATGGCCGAACTTTCGATGGGGATGAGTCACGACTTCGAGGTCGCGATCGAGGAGGGGGCGACCCTGGTGCGGGTCGGTACCGCGATCTTCGGTGAGCGCCAGCGCTGA
- a CDS encoding HAD-IA family hydrolase, whose product MQQPTAFLFDLDGTLVDSLADLATAVNLLRHELSLPPLDSAAVRSYVGDGATALVKRALPARLFSTAQLERFLALYGEHLLDTTRPYPGILEFLGRHRQQPLAVVTNKPLGMTRKLLSGLDLEHYFPVVVGGDSCEEKKPSPVPVRWALERLGVMATDAVLIGDHHTDLSAGQAAGVRTCFCRWGLGERGGIDADFQVDTAEALLQLFPGIES is encoded by the coding sequence ATGCAGCAACCGACCGCTTTCCTTTTCGATCTCGACGGCACCCTGGTCGATTCCCTCGCCGACCTGGCGACGGCGGTCAACCTGCTGCGCCACGAGCTCTCCCTCCCCCCTCTCGATTCGGCTGCCGTGCGCAGCTACGTCGGCGACGGCGCGACCGCCCTGGTAAAACGCGCCCTTCCCGCGCGGCTCTTCAGCACCGCTCAGCTGGAACGCTTTCTCGCCCTCTACGGCGAACATCTCCTCGACACCACCCGCCCCTACCCCGGCATCCTTGAGTTCCTTGGGCGCCATCGCCAACAGCCCCTGGCCGTTGTCACCAACAAACCGCTCGGCATGACCCGGAAACTGCTAAGCGGACTCGATCTCGAGCACTATTTCCCGGTCGTGGTCGGCGGCGACAGCTGCGAGGAGAAGAAGCCGTCGCCCGTGCCGGTGCGATGGGCGCTGGAGCGACTCGGCGTCATGGCGACCGACGCAGTCCTGATCGGCGACCACCATACCGACCTGAGCGCCGGCCAGGCTGCGGGCGTTCGAACCTGTTTCTGCCGTTGGGGGCTCGGGGAGCGGGGAGGGATCGATGCCGACTTTCAGGTCGATACAGCGGAGGCGCTGCTGCAACTCTTCCCCGGGATCGAATCATGA
- a CDS encoding MATE family efflux transporter, with protein sequence MTHSGHLGQREIALFFFPLLLNVQLMSVSHSVINAFLARQHDYITALAGFSVAMVLHLFLASPSYQNHTVTIAMVRGRRSLRGTLRFVVLVACYVSVMLALVAFTPIGDLVLKRFLGVPDEIAAAARSALGMLVALPFITGFRGLFQGLVIKARRTALVSIATAVRIGGLFLFLAGGARLFAGAELGAFALLACVATETIFMGAFAWRCEIPEASADEKGTWEILRFAFPLAYSSCLQQTIPLLINAIISRLPDGPLALAAFGVIRGFLFLLAGPMRNLQQAYLTLVETAGDFRALVRFSCWVGGTLALLLVITAWPLNRAILGEIMGLDPGMRQYIALPLAACALYPLLYGAANLLRGWFTGQHRTSLLGRSTIYKSALLLLAWGLLTLWPLPLPGVAIAIFLLLTAELCEVAYLQRQRRQLLAPLAQGSR encoded by the coding sequence ATGACCCACAGCGGCCACCTCGGCCAACGGGAGATCGCGCTCTTCTTCTTCCCGCTCCTCCTCAACGTGCAGTTGATGAGCGTCTCCCACTCGGTGATCAACGCTTTTCTCGCCCGCCAGCATGACTACATTACCGCCCTCGCCGGGTTTTCGGTGGCGATGGTGTTGCACCTCTTTCTCGCCTCCCCCTCCTACCAGAACCACACCGTCACCATCGCCATGGTGCGCGGTCGTCGCTCACTGCGCGGGACCCTTCGCTTTGTGGTCCTGGTCGCCTGCTACGTTTCGGTGATGCTCGCCCTGGTCGCCTTTACCCCGATCGGCGACCTCGTCCTCAAACGCTTCCTCGGGGTTCCGGACGAGATCGCCGCGGCCGCCCGCTCCGCCCTCGGCATGCTCGTCGCGCTCCCCTTCATCACCGGGTTCCGTGGCCTTTTCCAGGGGCTGGTGATCAAGGCCCGGCGCACCGCTTTGGTCTCCATTGCCACCGCGGTGCGCATCGGCGGTCTCTTCCTCTTTCTGGCCGGCGGCGCCCGCTTGTTTGCCGGCGCCGAACTGGGGGCCTTCGCCCTGCTCGCCTGTGTCGCCACCGAAACCATCTTCATGGGCGCTTTTGCCTGGCGCTGTGAAATCCCGGAAGCGAGCGCCGACGAAAAGGGGACCTGGGAGATCCTGCGCTTCGCCTTTCCCCTCGCCTACTCCTCCTGCCTGCAGCAGACGATTCCGCTGCTGATCAACGCCATCATCAGCCGGTTGCCCGACGGCCCCCTGGCTCTCGCCGCCTTTGGCGTCATCCGTGGCTTTCTCTTTCTCCTCGCCGGGCCGATGCGCAACCTGCAACAGGCATACCTCACCCTAGTTGAAACGGCAGGCGACTTTCGCGCCCTGGTCCGTTTCAGCTGCTGGGTCGGCGGGACACTGGCATTGCTGCTGGTGATCACCGCCTGGCCCCTGAACCGGGCTATTCTCGGCGAGATCATGGGCCTTGATCCGGGTATGCGCCAGTATATTGCCTTGCCCCTGGCGGCATGCGCTCTCTACCCCCTGCTCTATGGTGCCGCCAACCTGCTGCGCGGCTGGTTCACCGGCCAGCATCGAACCTCCCTGCTCGGCCGCTCGACCATCTACAAGAGTGCCTTGCTCCTCCTCGCCTGGGGACTGCTGACCCTCTGGCCGCTCCCCCTGCCGGGCGTCGCCATCGCCATTTTTCTGCTGCTCACCGCCGAACTCTGCGAAGTGGCCTATCTCCAGCGCCAGCGGCGGCAGCTGCTCGCCCCCCTTGCCCAAGGCTCGAGGTAA
- the proC gene encoding pyrroline-5-carboxylate reductase: MNSIGRIGFIGGGNMAEALIKGLVKGTFPAGEILVSEPSAERRRLLEERYGVGLAADNLALVRACPLIILAIKPQLLAEVVCDFAAAFSGDKLLLSILAGVTSATLEDCFDGQPRVVRAMPNTPALVGEGATAVCGGRFATPDDLAAARHIFEAVGSVHLVAEAQMDAVTGLSGSGPAYVFTVIEALADGGVREGLPRETALQLAVQTVLGAARLVRESGEHPALLRDKVCSPGGTTIAAVQALEDRGLRGTLMAAVAAATRRSRELGKK; the protein is encoded by the coding sequence ATGAACAGCATCGGAAGAATTGGATTCATCGGCGGCGGGAATATGGCCGAAGCATTGATCAAGGGGCTGGTCAAGGGGACCTTTCCGGCAGGGGAGATCCTGGTCTCCGAACCGAGCGCCGAGCGCCGGCGGTTGCTCGAAGAGCGCTACGGGGTCGGTCTTGCCGCCGACAACCTCGCCCTGGTGCGGGCATGCCCGCTGATCATTCTGGCGATCAAACCGCAGCTGCTCGCCGAGGTGGTTTGCGACTTTGCCGCCGCATTCAGCGGTGACAAGCTGCTGCTGTCAATCCTCGCCGGGGTAACCAGCGCGACACTGGAGGATTGTTTTGACGGCCAGCCACGGGTGGTGCGGGCCATGCCCAACACCCCGGCCCTAGTCGGAGAAGGGGCGACGGCAGTGTGTGGCGGGCGTTTTGCCACGCCCGACGACCTCGCCGCCGCCCGCCACATCTTCGAGGCGGTCGGCAGCGTGCATCTGGTCGCCGAAGCCCAGATGGACGCCGTCACCGGGCTCTCCGGATCGGGTCCGGCCTACGTCTTTACCGTCATTGAGGCGCTGGCCGACGGCGGCGTCCGCGAGGGGCTGCCGCGGGAGACGGCGCTGCAACTGGCGGTGCAGACGGTACTCGGCGCCGCGCGCCTGGTCAGGGAGAGCGGCGAGCATCCGGCGCTGCTGCGCGACAAGGTCTGTTCGCCGGGCGGGACGACGATCGCCGCGGTCCAGGCCCTGGAGGATCGGGGGCTGCGCGGGACGCTGATGGCGGCGGTGGCGGCCGCCACCCGGCGCTCGCGGGAACTGGGCAAAAAATGA
- a CDS encoding OmcA/MtrC family decaheme c-type cytochrome codes for MTFLWGCSNSDDKKAVVQNFATAAATADIAPGAVCANGGIWVYTGIDTNGNGILDDAEINNTKAVCNGTDGTNGTDGTNGTNGTNGTNGTDGTNGTDGLTSLIVLNDASVSDCANGGVKIDVGMDDNGNLELDAAEIDQTRFVCNGSGAANPLTAESCALCHKSGGVIDVQDVHIGNVAIEQVTATVDSFAVNGGFATIGFTVRDANGNPLPGLAVAGSNPTRLQYFRLAYAQLHPGATADDAPTWVGLTSGDRNPANLTDNGDGSYTYVSTTDISATYDPALVTRVVNMVSAGALVPVPYNAFTDFPGTGALLARDVVTNAACNGCHGRLGGPGSVINFPMHGGGSRYAVEACTVCHVTTLGAGEAYFPTMIHKIHSAQNFDLGDYSHLTYPQDLRNCATCHKGSTPLWDTVQNVETCFNNCHTTSVTEPAFTHLNTLTSCDGCHALKDVTAIHATENATANNPQVHSGLVNFEYFVDSVTVDDATGDATITFHIQQDGVDLDLSTNPPAGFTGGPSLLFAYALPQDGVNAPADYNNLGRTAGQPATQAISGLTLSGTPAAYVATVPAAFPVGATLRNVGLQGYWTQAAGTNGIAANTARHTRSVVTAVVGEERRAVVSSAACAACHEMFEGHGGNRNLTADGGVEICVTCHNPNLTSSGRAADPAGLPQATIDALGTDPLSFPEATNNFKDMIHGIHSANSPVRNLVYEFVRNRSGGIYYDWSEVTFPGILSNCQTCHIAGTYDAELPAGALATTNVTTDGTFPMTRTSVNASRASVPNAADEMISPTAASCYSCHADNGIQKAHMQQNGGAFDLREKLPALQ; via the coding sequence ATGACCTTCCTATGGGGTTGTTCCAACAGCGATGACAAAAAAGCAGTGGTGCAGAATTTTGCCACCGCTGCAGCCACCGCAGACATCGCACCGGGGGCAGTGTGCGCCAATGGTGGAATCTGGGTCTACACCGGCATCGATACCAATGGCAACGGCATCCTCGACGATGCCGAGATCAACAATACCAAAGCGGTCTGTAATGGTACTGACGGCACCAATGGCACCGACGGCACCAACGGTACCAATGGCACCAATGGCACCAATGGCACCGACGGCACCAATGGCACCGACGGTCTGACCTCGCTGATCGTCCTTAATGACGCCTCGGTGTCCGATTGCGCCAATGGTGGCGTGAAAATCGACGTCGGCATGGACGATAACGGCAATCTGGAACTCGATGCCGCCGAAATCGACCAGACCAGGTTCGTCTGCAACGGTAGCGGAGCGGCCAACCCGCTGACCGCAGAATCCTGCGCCCTCTGCCACAAGAGCGGTGGTGTTATCGATGTCCAGGACGTCCATATCGGGAATGTCGCTATCGAGCAGGTAACCGCCACGGTCGACAGTTTCGCTGTCAACGGCGGCTTTGCCACCATCGGCTTCACCGTGCGAGACGCCAATGGCAACCCGTTGCCGGGTCTTGCCGTTGCCGGCAGTAACCCCACCCGCCTGCAATACTTCCGCCTGGCCTATGCCCAACTCCATCCCGGGGCGACGGCGGACGATGCTCCGACCTGGGTTGGTTTGACCAGTGGCGATCGCAACCCCGCCAACCTTACCGATAACGGCGACGGGAGCTACACCTACGTCTCCACCACCGATATCAGCGCTACCTACGACCCGGCCCTGGTTACCCGAGTGGTAAACATGGTCTCTGCCGGCGCCCTGGTCCCGGTCCCCTATAACGCCTTTACCGATTTCCCCGGCACCGGCGCACTTCTTGCGCGCGATGTCGTCACCAACGCCGCCTGCAACGGTTGCCATGGCCGCCTTGGTGGCCCGGGCTCAGTGATCAACTTCCCCATGCACGGAGGCGGTAGCCGCTATGCCGTCGAAGCTTGCACGGTCTGCCATGTCACCACCCTTGGCGCCGGCGAAGCCTACTTCCCGACCATGATCCACAAGATCCATTCCGCCCAAAACTTCGATCTGGGTGATTATTCTCACCTGACCTACCCGCAGGATCTCAGAAACTGTGCTACCTGCCACAAGGGATCCACTCCCCTGTGGGACACTGTGCAGAATGTTGAAACCTGCTTCAATAACTGCCACACTACCAGCGTTACGGAGCCGGCCTTTACACATCTCAACACGCTGACCTCCTGTGACGGCTGCCATGCGCTCAAGGACGTGACGGCGATTCATGCCACCGAGAACGCCACGGCCAACAATCCCCAGGTCCATTCCGGCCTGGTCAATTTCGAGTACTTTGTTGACAGTGTCACGGTCGATGATGCCACCGGCGACGCCACCATCACCTTCCACATCCAGCAGGACGGTGTCGACCTCGACCTGAGCACCAATCCCCCGGCCGGTTTCACCGGCGGTCCCTCCCTCCTCTTTGCTTACGCTCTGCCCCAGGACGGCGTCAATGCTCCGGCCGATTACAACAACCTCGGCCGGACTGCCGGCCAGCCGGCCACGCAAGCGATTTCCGGCCTGACCTTGAGCGGCACCCCCGCTGCCTATGTGGCAACCGTTCCCGCCGCTTTCCCGGTTGGCGCGACGCTGCGTAACGTTGGTCTCCAGGGTTACTGGACCCAGGCTGCCGGGACCAATGGTATCGCCGCCAATACCGCGCGCCATACCCGTTCGGTTGTAACGGCCGTCGTCGGTGAGGAACGCAGGGCAGTGGTCAGCAGCGCGGCCTGCGCTGCCTGCCATGAGATGTTCGAAGGTCATGGTGGCAACCGAAATCTTACCGCCGACGGTGGGGTAGAGATCTGCGTCACCTGTCATAACCCCAACCTGACCAGCAGTGGTCGCGCAGCCGATCCGGCCGGTCTGCCCCAGGCGACCATCGATGCTCTCGGAACCGACCCGCTGAGCTTCCCCGAGGCGACCAACAACTTCAAGGATATGATTCATGGTATCCACTCGGCCAATAGCCCGGTCCGCAACCTGGTCTACGAGTTTGTCCGGAACCGTTCCGGCGGCATTTACTACGACTGGAGCGAAGTGACCTTCCCGGGGATCCTGAGCAACTGCCAGACCTGTCATATTGCCGGGACCTATGACGCCGAACTGCCAGCCGGTGCCCTCGCCACCACTAACGTCACCACCGACGGCACCTTCCCGATGACCCGTACCTCAGTCAATGCCTCCCGCGCCAGCGTCCCCAATGCGGCCGACGAGATGATCAGCCCGACCGCGGCCAGCTGCTACAGCTGCCATGCCGATAACGGCATCCAGAAGGCCCACATGCAGCAGAATGGTGGCGCTTTCGACCTGCGGGAGAAACTGCCCGCTCTCCAGTAA